Proteins from one Bacteroidota bacterium genomic window:
- a CDS encoding fasciclin domain-containing protein: MIYRFSVLAFAFLFLVGCSDPISVDSEAPVAEQGRFTPPNPATKNLTIAEIVVAQVDANGEFETLLAALAATDLVGAVSGRTIFTVFAPTDAAFAELGLNPHNVGDLDKDALSNILLYHVVPGRKVASIVLGSESLTAAQGGTLKVDADNVALIDANGGSAGIVGVDIAARNGIIHVIDSVVLP, from the coding sequence ATGATTTACCGTTTTTCTGTACTTGCCTTTGCTTTCCTTTTCCTCGTTGGATGTTCTGATCCTATCAGTGTTGACTCTGAAGCTCCCGTAGCAGAACAAGGAAGATTTACACCCCCGAATCCAGCAACCAAAAACCTGACCATCGCTGAAATCGTTGTTGCCCAGGTTGATGCCAATGGCGAATTTGAGACGCTTCTTGCTGCACTCGCAGCAACTGATCTGGTCGGTGCTGTTTCTGGCAGAACAATTTTCACCGTATTTGCCCCAACGGATGCTGCTTTTGCCGAGCTTGGTTTGAATCCTCATAACGTTGGTGACCTTGACAAAGACGCATTGTCCAACATCCTGCTCTACCACGTTGTGCCTGGCCGCAAAGTTGCCAGCATCGTACTCGGTTCTGAGTCGCTGACAGCTGCACAGGGTGGTACCCTCAAGGTTGATGCTGACAACGTAGCATTGATCGATGCAAACGGTGGTTCAGCCGGCATCGTAGGTGTTGATATTGCTGCACGCAACGGCATCATCCACGTGATTGATTCTGTAGTGCTTCCATAA
- a CDS encoding nucleoside hydrolase has product MMTRVPAQQITILTLSCLLIAGCSEPSVPMPDTAGEAAVVAPVRLLIDTDANNELDDQYALTYVLHNSDVFDLEGITVNRTYNGGDIHAHYEEAARILTLAQRPNVPLFKGASATYGEILPDINQPDFDGHEAVDFIIERAHAADERPLVLAPIGKLTNIALALAKDPSIAARVKILWLGSNWPAPGEYNLVNDTSSVNPVVFSEAPFEMALVRYDMYSGTAAVILNEREVNEKLPGLGPRIDNPITGRHGGTFDNFGDYAVELFEKMGYENRALFDMAALALLKNPAWADRVEMPAPMLLNGEWVDAQRDRQIVIWENFHTSHILKDFIETLEAVTDRGQ; this is encoded by the coding sequence ATGATGACGCGCGTGCCGGCACAGCAAATCACGATTTTGACCCTCTCCTGTTTGCTTATTGCAGGCTGTTCAGAACCCTCTGTACCTATGCCTGATACGGCCGGCGAAGCAGCAGTTGTAGCGCCAGTTCGATTGCTCATTGATACCGATGCCAACAATGAGTTAGATGACCAGTATGCGTTGACCTACGTGTTGCACAACAGCGACGTATTTGATCTTGAAGGCATTACCGTAAACCGAACGTATAACGGAGGTGATATCCATGCGCATTACGAAGAAGCAGCGCGCATATTGACGCTGGCCCAGCGCCCGAATGTACCGTTATTCAAAGGGGCATCTGCAACGTACGGAGAAATTTTGCCCGACATCAACCAGCCAGATTTTGACGGGCATGAGGCGGTCGACTTCATCATCGAACGCGCCCATGCAGCGGATGAGCGGCCGCTTGTGCTGGCGCCTATTGGTAAGTTGACCAACATTGCGTTAGCGTTGGCAAAAGACCCGTCGATTGCAGCGCGCGTCAAAATTTTGTGGCTAGGCTCCAATTGGCCGGCGCCTGGCGAATACAACCTCGTGAATGATACCTCGTCGGTTAATCCGGTTGTGTTTTCCGAGGCGCCTTTTGAAATGGCGCTGGTGCGATATGATATGTACTCGGGTACTGCCGCTGTTATCCTGAATGAGCGGGAAGTAAACGAGAAGCTCCCGGGCCTCGGTCCACGCATTGACAATCCGATTACGGGCCGGCATGGCGGTACATTTGACAACTTTGGGGATTACGCTGTTGAGTTGTTTGAAAAGATGGGATATGAAAACCGCGCCTTGTTTGACATGGCAGCCCTTGCCTTGCTGAAGAACCCTGCGTGGGCTGACCGCGTGGAGATGCCGGCGCCGATGCTTTTGAATGGAGAATGGGTGGACGCGCAGCGTGATCGACAGATCGTTATATGGGAAAATTTCCACACCTCACACATCCTTAAAGACTTTATTGAAACGTTGGAAGCCGTCACGGACCGGGGGCAATAG
- a CDS encoding TonB-dependent receptor: MKYLRSLFILLVHGLIICASAQAQVPPQPSLLSGFVSDDTDGQAIELANVVLMQEGTVITGAVTNQDGIYVLRRIEPGTYTLIVSFIGYEQYSVTLSLDDGRNNRHNVRLQPDAAQMDEVLVQSERLGGAARITAGQQTIRAEDLELIPSPDVTPDLLNYLTTLPGIVSLGDRGGQLFVRGGEPTQNLVQIDRMLVYQPFHVLGFYSAFPGDILSKSDIYAGGFGSRFGGRISSVLDILTRNGNNRSLAGAVGISPFVSSIRLEGPLIPRRVSLLASLRESVIEQGAGQYIDAPMPFEFGDMFGKLHVEVSSKSRFSISYLRTHDRGILNEEFEDSVVPEEVRWKNEAYGLRWVVLPRFISATTEFNLSHSRLDTQQGPSGLPSRRSAINSTHIGIDVSFQGVRVDGHAGVSIRINSLDSQLDGVFQNIELKRVSLDEAAQYVALNFKWPGGLNIQPGIRVQFYQVDIDPRLEPRLRIVWNRGRHQLSGAAGIYNQEIVGVTDRRDAASVFTAWTSIPQPTQRNLNRDIRAGRLPSAFHAIAGYRFTPSDQFELSLEGFHKDITNLFVPEWTAFPQFTSNVQPATGQSQGFDFRAEWRHPSFYAAINYGYSNTRYRAEQFQLALWYGEERLRYRPPHDRRHQMNMIAHWELWGMDMNVKWEMGSGLPFNRALGFDAFILVDDLIDVREIPGAQRVIYERPYNGLLPAYHRLDASVSKSWQLSRAKLTLQGSVINIYNRRNLFYLDIFTLNRVDQLPIVPTLGLQVSFE, encoded by the coding sequence GTGAAGTATTTACGCTCTCTTTTCATTTTGCTGGTTCATGGGCTTATTATTTGCGCCAGTGCGCAGGCGCAAGTGCCTCCCCAGCCCTCCCTGCTGAGCGGATTTGTCAGCGATGATACGGATGGCCAGGCGATTGAACTCGCCAACGTGGTGTTAATGCAAGAGGGCACGGTTATTACCGGCGCGGTGACCAACCAGGACGGTATCTATGTGCTGCGGCGTATCGAACCGGGGACCTACACCCTCATCGTCTCGTTCATTGGCTATGAGCAATACTCGGTTACCCTATCCCTTGACGACGGCAGAAACAACCGACACAACGTGCGCCTCCAGCCAGATGCCGCGCAGATGGACGAAGTGTTGGTGCAATCTGAACGACTTGGCGGCGCGGCACGCATCACAGCCGGCCAACAAACCATTCGGGCAGAAGACCTCGAATTAATCCCCTCACCCGACGTCACCCCTGACCTCCTGAACTATCTCACCACACTGCCCGGTATTGTTTCGCTGGGTGACCGGGGTGGCCAACTGTTTGTCAGGGGAGGCGAGCCCACACAGAATCTGGTACAGATCGACCGCATGCTGGTCTACCAGCCGTTTCATGTGCTCGGGTTCTACTCCGCTTTCCCGGGAGACATCCTCAGCAAAAGTGACATTTATGCCGGCGGATTCGGAAGCCGATTTGGTGGCCGTATTTCATCTGTGCTCGATATACTCACGCGCAATGGTAACAACCGTTCGCTGGCCGGCGCTGTGGGCATTTCTCCTTTTGTGAGCTCCATCCGATTGGAAGGTCCCCTTATTCCCCGCCGTGTATCTTTGCTTGCCTCTTTGCGCGAATCAGTGATTGAGCAAGGCGCAGGGCAATACATTGATGCACCAATGCCTTTCGAGTTTGGCGATATGTTTGGCAAGCTGCACGTAGAGGTAAGCAGCAAAAGCCGCTTCTCGATTAGCTACTTGCGTACCCACGACCGTGGCATATTAAACGAAGAATTTGAAGACAGTGTAGTCCCTGAAGAAGTACGCTGGAAAAATGAAGCTTACGGCCTGCGCTGGGTTGTCCTTCCCCGCTTCATCTCAGCAACCACAGAATTTAACCTTTCACATTCCCGCCTCGATACGCAGCAAGGCCCCTCCGGCCTGCCCTCGCGCCGCTCTGCCATTAACAGCACCCACATTGGTATCGACGTCTCCTTTCAAGGCGTCAGGGTAGATGGACATGCCGGGGTTTCGATCCGGATTAATTCGCTCGACAGCCAGCTCGATGGCGTTTTCCAGAACATCGAACTCAAACGGGTGAGCCTGGACGAGGCCGCGCAGTACGTTGCCCTCAACTTCAAATGGCCGGGCGGCCTAAACATTCAGCCCGGCATTCGCGTGCAGTTTTACCAGGTTGATATCGACCCCCGGTTAGAGCCGCGCTTGCGCATTGTGTGGAACCGGGGCCGGCACCAGTTGAGCGGCGCAGCCGGCATTTACAACCAGGAAATTGTCGGCGTCACGGATCGCCGCGACGCAGCCAGCGTGTTCACCGCATGGACCAGCATCCCGCAGCCCACCCAGCGCAACCTCAACAGGGACATACGCGCCGGCCGTTTACCCAGTGCGTTTCATGCCATTGCCGGCTACCGCTTCACCCCAAGCGACCAGTTTGAGTTGTCGCTGGAAGGATTCCACAAAGACATCACCAACCTGTTTGTGCCAGAGTGGACAGCTTTCCCGCAATTCACGTCAAACGTCCAGCCAGCCACAGGCCAATCACAAGGATTTGATTTTCGTGCAGAATGGCGGCATCCGTCCTTCTATGCGGCTATTAATTACGGTTATTCCAATACACGCTACCGGGCTGAGCAATTCCAGTTGGCATTATGGTACGGCGAAGAGCGACTGCGCTATCGTCCACCGCATGACCGGCGACATCAAATGAATATGATCGCCCACTGGGAGCTTTGGGGAATGGACATGAATGTCAAATGGGAGATGGGATCTGGCTTGCCGTTCAACCGTGCCCTGGGCTTCGACGCTTTTATTCTTGTGGATGATCTGATCGACGTGCGGGAAATACCGGGTGCCCAGCGTGTGATTTATGAGCGGCCATATAATGGGCTATTGCCGGCGTACCACAGACTCGATGCCTCTGTCTCGAAATCCTGGCAACTGAGCCGCGCCAAACTTACGCTCCAGGGCAGTGTGATCAACATCTACAACAGACGCAACCTGTTCTACCTTGATATCTTCACCCTTAATCGGGTTGACCAGTTACCTATTGTGCCGACCCTCGGATTACAGGTGTCATTCGAATGA
- a CDS encoding tetratricopeptide repeat protein — protein sequence MKYNKMMALGQKYYSVCLVGLALFFITGCKKDAEPQEVDAAAAFFLAQAQAAFEEEAFNIALAFTDSASAEAPDLAAVYFMRGRIYTELARFDLADSSYIEALALEDDLQGAWLNRGNLAIRKGALKPALAMYNREASAYPSASVFLQMGRAYQDLGEPDSARMAFERAIALDDSRATVFMRLGQLLGEQGDFTQAIDYTRKGLALEPENQNYKFALGALLNANGEAEEAVTLLQPFVDASPWHYWGHYNLGQAYQRINDEAKAATYLAKAESLQTTQTELDHWQMMAESNPQHLMLWLRFSYALRRAGNTTDADRADRIAYALAPDYMESSYQDSTLLRGHRRAIIQMASGEVEESIEIYKSLLRQQPDEAQLWLNLGVAYATFGRIVQARQCFTTALKYDNRFLRARRYLEDLDKAFYDPEEPGNQS from the coding sequence ATGAAATACAATAAGATGATGGCATTGGGTCAGAAATATTATTCGGTTTGCCTTGTAGGACTTGCCTTGTTCTTCATTACAGGCTGTAAGAAGGACGCTGAGCCACAAGAAGTAGATGCAGCGGCAGCCTTTTTCCTGGCGCAGGCGCAGGCAGCGTTTGAGGAAGAAGCATTCAACATAGCGCTTGCCTTTACCGACAGTGCAAGTGCTGAAGCCCCCGACCTTGCAGCGGTATATTTTATGCGCGGCAGAATCTACACTGAGCTCGCCCGTTTCGATCTGGCTGATTCATCATATATCGAGGCGCTGGCCCTCGAAGATGACTTGCAAGGTGCCTGGCTCAATCGGGGCAACCTGGCGATCAGAAAAGGAGCTCTAAAGCCGGCCCTCGCCATGTACAACAGAGAAGCTTCCGCCTATCCATCTGCGTCTGTCTTTCTACAGATGGGCCGTGCGTACCAGGATTTGGGTGAACCAGACAGCGCACGGATGGCATTTGAGCGTGCCATAGCCCTGGATGACTCGCGTGCCACAGTTTTTATGCGACTCGGCCAACTGCTCGGGGAGCAGGGAGACTTCACGCAGGCAATCGACTACACCCGAAAAGGCCTTGCATTAGAGCCAGAAAATCAAAATTACAAATTTGCATTGGGGGCGCTTTTGAATGCCAACGGGGAAGCAGAAGAAGCCGTGACGCTCCTGCAGCCGTTTGTCGACGCAAGTCCATGGCACTATTGGGGGCACTACAACCTGGGGCAGGCTTACCAGCGCATCAACGATGAGGCAAAAGCCGCAACCTATCTGGCCAAGGCGGAATCGCTGCAGACCACGCAAACAGAGCTGGATCACTGGCAGATGATGGCTGAGTCAAATCCGCAGCACTTGATGTTGTGGCTGCGGTTTAGCTATGCCTTGCGCCGCGCCGGCAATACCACAGATGCCGACCGTGCTGACCGGATTGCCTACGCCCTGGCGCCAGACTATATGGAAAGCTCGTATCAGGATTCGACGCTGTTGCGTGGACATCGCCGCGCAATCATCCAAATGGCCAGTGGGGAAGTAGAGGAGAGTATCGAAATATATAAAAGCCTGTTGCGGCAGCAACCCGATGAGGCGCAATTGTGGCTAAACCTTGGCGTGGCCTATGCTACGTTTGGACGGATTGTGCAGGCCCGGCAGTGTTTTACAACGGCGCTGAAATATGACAACCGGTTCTTGCGGGCACGCCGGTATCTCGAAGATCTGGACAAAGCCTTTTATGACCCCGAGGAGCCTGGCAATCAAAGTTAG
- a CDS encoding VCBS repeat-containing protein has protein sequence MSWPLLHTGKKLPLAWTFGVVLLLLGSSCEAPQQPEAGAQLAQQYCSGCHPFPSPDLLDRETWATHTLPVMGYRLGIYGAGERDSLIAPFLKYNLDPDPYFPRTAQLSSDQWAAIHSYYAEAAPKALPAIDRQPPAGALPGFRVQTPAVSFSTPLTTLVQIQDGYQAYLVGNYAANSSLVLLNAAGELQFNFALPGAPVATHIDGRRLYILIVGAGPEPTVSTRGAVYVVDDPAQGPQLLINGLQRPVDFQLGDLDGNGLNDLVICEYGHYAGALSLYTQRDPSTFDRHVLKQGPGTIAAQLHDFDGDNQLDIVALTAQGNEGVDILFNRGDGQFEAQRVLEFPAVYGSTSLLLEDFNGDGLQDLLYTNGDNADTSPILKNYHGIRIFEAVSSTSFEEAYFYPMYGAFAAQAADFNQDGRIDIAAISYFPDYVDDADGGFVLLLQNGPYAYNAHTFENAGLGRWLVMDTGDTDGDGDTDILLGSNIGFGPAGDRLGLYAQWTQGQQSAVLLENEIQ, from the coding sequence ATGAGTTGGCCGCTGCTGCATACAGGCAAGAAGTTACCCCTTGCGTGGACTTTTGGTGTAGTCTTGCTGCTGCTCGGATCCAGTTGTGAGGCGCCGCAACAGCCAGAAGCCGGCGCGCAACTGGCGCAGCAATATTGCAGCGGGTGTCACCCCTTTCCTTCCCCCGATCTGCTAGACAGGGAAACGTGGGCCACACACACCCTGCCTGTTATGGGCTATCGACTTGGGATCTATGGGGCAGGTGAACGCGACAGCCTCATCGCGCCTTTCCTGAAATACAACCTCGATCCTGACCCGTATTTTCCCCGCACTGCACAGCTTTCATCTGACCAATGGGCAGCCATTCATTCGTACTATGCTGAAGCAGCACCCAAAGCGTTGCCGGCAATAGACCGACAACCACCTGCCGGCGCCTTGCCCGGGTTTCGGGTTCAGACGCCAGCCGTTTCTTTTAGTACACCGCTGACAACGCTCGTTCAAATTCAGGACGGCTATCAGGCATACCTTGTTGGCAACTATGCAGCCAATAGTTCGCTCGTGTTGCTTAACGCTGCCGGGGAATTGCAATTCAACTTTGCACTACCGGGGGCACCCGTTGCCACACATATTGATGGCCGCCGCCTCTATATCCTTATTGTTGGTGCCGGGCCTGAACCCACGGTCTCTACCCGTGGAGCAGTCTACGTGGTAGATGATCCTGCGCAAGGACCGCAGTTGCTCATTAATGGACTACAGCGCCCGGTTGATTTTCAATTGGGTGACCTGGATGGCAATGGCCTTAACGACCTCGTCATTTGTGAGTACGGCCACTACGCCGGCGCGCTCTCCTTGTACACACAGCGCGATCCCTCGACTTTCGATCGCCATGTATTGAAACAGGGGCCGGGTACTATCGCTGCGCAGCTTCACGATTTTGATGGCGACAATCAACTCGATATTGTGGCACTGACAGCCCAGGGGAATGAAGGGGTCGACATACTTTTCAACAGGGGAGATGGGCAGTTTGAAGCGCAGCGTGTACTGGAATTTCCGGCGGTCTACGGCTCTACTTCGCTTCTGCTGGAAGATTTTAATGGAGATGGCCTGCAAGATTTACTCTACACAAACGGTGACAACGCAGATACCTCTCCCATCCTGAAAAATTACCACGGCATCCGTATTTTTGAAGCAGTTTCATCAACCTCTTTTGAAGAAGCATACTTTTATCCCATGTATGGGGCGTTTGCTGCACAGGCCGCTGATTTTAATCAGGATGGGCGTATTGATATTGCCGCGATATCCTATTTCCCCGATTATGTGGACGACGCAGATGGCGGGTTTGTATTGCTCCTGCAAAACGGACCGTATGCATACAACGCGCATACGTTTGAAAATGCGGGTTTGGGTAGATGGTTGGTTATGGATACGGGCGATACGGATGGTGATGGCGATACCGATATTTTACTGGGTTCCAACATTGGTTTTGGCCCCGCCGGCGACAGGTTAGGATTGTACGCGCAATGGACGCAGGGGCAACAGTCAGCAGTTTTGCTTGAAAATGAAATACAATAA
- a CDS encoding CRTAC1 family protein, whose amino-acid sequence MAQVRASIRTLFLSAILLLACCGKQPAEQPAPVNETGIAFSYVDITGTAGLDSFQHETGATGDKYFPEAMGAGAAFIDYNDDGWQDILLVGGGQWDNETDTSVPALWLYKNLGDATFEDATAEAGLEGIEAYGYGLTIGDYDNDGDDDIYFTTLGPNYLLENRAGVFVDVSVAANAQAGATWSTTPVFFDADLDGWLDLYVGNYVDWSPEKDIFCTLDGTVKSYCTPELYTGLPSRFLHNNGDGTFTDQTEAAGFLPSPGKMLGAAVFDYNGDHWPDLVVASDTQPDLLYKNNGDGTFVELGALSGLAYDENGRARAGMGIDTGVIDTSGRHSVFVGNFSKEMIAVFGHVGGDLFVDRAAASQIGRPSLMTLTFGLFLFDPDLDGDLDLFAANGHVQEEIAVTQDGITYAQPPHLFLNDGAGKFADAAPEIGGVLDAPLVGRGAAYADIDRDGDLDILITENGGKAHLWRNDQETERAWLRVSVQGTAANRSGLGTKLVAYHGGAAQERWIRGGSSFMAQHEQVATWGFGSAPAVIDSLVVYWPGGARQQFDKVLTNREFRIVQDVEVEEIVSP is encoded by the coding sequence ATGGCTCAAGTTCGTGCTTCTATCCGTACCCTTTTCTTGTCAGCGATATTGCTGCTTGCATGTTGTGGCAAGCAACCTGCAGAGCAGCCGGCTCCTGTCAACGAAACGGGGATTGCCTTTTCTTATGTTGATATAACAGGCACAGCCGGCCTGGATTCGTTTCAACATGAAACGGGTGCGACTGGCGATAAGTACTTCCCCGAGGCGATGGGCGCCGGCGCGGCTTTTATCGATTACAACGATGATGGCTGGCAAGATATCCTGCTTGTTGGGGGAGGCCAGTGGGATAACGAAACGGACACATCGGTACCTGCGCTCTGGCTGTACAAAAACCTCGGCGATGCCACGTTCGAAGATGCCACGGCAGAAGCCGGCCTTGAAGGAATCGAAGCGTATGGATATGGCCTTACCATAGGGGACTATGACAATGATGGCGATGACGATATTTATTTCACCACCCTGGGCCCCAACTACTTACTGGAAAACCGGGCCGGCGTGTTTGTAGATGTATCGGTTGCAGCCAATGCGCAAGCCGGCGCAACCTGGAGCACAACACCCGTGTTTTTTGATGCAGACCTCGATGGTTGGCTGGACTTGTACGTTGGCAACTATGTCGACTGGTCACCTGAAAAAGATATTTTCTGTACCCTCGACGGCACCGTGAAAAGTTACTGCACCCCCGAATTGTATACGGGCCTTCCCAGCCGTTTTTTGCATAACAACGGTGATGGTACGTTCACAGATCAAACCGAGGCTGCCGGCTTCTTGCCATCACCGGGCAAAATGCTTGGGGCTGCAGTTTTTGATTACAATGGAGACCACTGGCCAGACCTCGTGGTAGCGAGTGATACCCAGCCTGATCTGCTCTACAAAAACAACGGAGATGGCACGTTTGTAGAGCTGGGTGCCTTGAGCGGATTGGCGTACGATGAGAATGGCCGCGCCCGCGCCGGCATGGGTATCGATACGGGTGTGATTGATACATCGGGCCGGCACAGCGTATTTGTGGGCAATTTTTCGAAAGAAATGATTGCCGTGTTTGGACACGTTGGCGGCGATTTATTTGTGGATCGCGCAGCCGCCTCGCAAATTGGCCGGCCCAGCCTGATGACCCTCACCTTCGGCCTGTTTCTGTTTGACCCTGATTTGGATGGCGACCTGGACCTTTTTGCAGCCAACGGCCATGTGCAGGAAGAGATTGCTGTAACCCAGGACGGCATCACGTACGCGCAGCCACCCCACCTTTTTCTCAATGATGGGGCTGGGAAGTTTGCTGATGCTGCACCAGAAATTGGCGGCGTTTTGGATGCACCGCTCGTCGGACGTGGCGCGGCGTATGCCGACATTGACCGTGATGGCGATCTTGATATTCTGATTACCGAAAATGGCGGCAAAGCCCATTTGTGGCGGAATGATCAGGAGACGGAGCGCGCGTGGTTGCGCGTAAGTGTGCAAGGTACCGCTGCCAACCGCAGTGGTCTCGGGACAAAGCTGGTGGCTTATCATGGCGGTGCAGCGCAAGAACGCTGGATTCGAGGGGGCTCCAGCTTCATGGCGCAACACGAACAAGTAGCCACGTGGGGCTTCGGATCTGCGCCGGCCGTCATAGACTCGCTGGTTGTCTATTGGCCTGGCGGTGCACGTCAACAATTTGACAAGGTGCTGACCAATCGCGAATTCCGCATCGTCCAGGATGTTGAGGTTGAGGAAATTGTAAGTCCATGA